Below is a genomic region from Leptotrichia shahii.
TTTTGTAATAGTCAAATTTATTGTCAACAGCAAGTGTAGCTGAAGTAAAAATCATCCTATCCATTTTCGTAAACAAGTTGTCATTCAGTTCATCTGAAATATCAAAAGGTGTCGCATACAATTTTACATTTGGACGTACTGTTGTAATATTTGCCCAGTAGACATAGCCTTCCTCTTTTCCTTCTAAAATAAACTCAAACTTTTTATAATATTGCTTCAGTCTTTCATAATACCTTGAAAATTCAAATAAAAATCCATCCTTATCTTCAAGATTATAATTGTTCACTTTATTCAGAAATTTATTAATTTTTATAACCAAATTTCCATAATTTTCCTTAAACTGGCTATTTAGTTTCATTGCCTCACGAAAAAACTTGCTCCCTTGCATTTTTTCCTTATCAATTTTCATTTTAATTTCCCTATTATCATTATTTTCTGAAAAAAGACAAGTCAACTTATCAAAAATATCAATTCCCTTATCATAAAATTTATTCAGTTCTTCAACAACATCTTCCTTCAATTCATCAACTTCTTTGTATTCTTCACTTGAAAGGCTTTCATTCAAGTAAGTCAAAAGTCTTACAAGAGCCCCTCCATTACTTGATTTCACTACACGTCTATTATAAATGTTTCCCATAAGCCGTCCAAATGAAATTTTTGACGTTTCAAAAGTAAAATAATTTCTAGCAGTATCTTCAATATTATGAGCTTCATCAAAAACTACAATATCATAATTTGGCAAAATCGAATAATTTGTGTAAAATCCAGTTTGATTTCTAATTGCCAAATCAGCAAAGAACATGTGATGATTCACAATAAGAAGCGTCGCATCTGAAATATTCTTTCTCGCATTAAAAAAATGACATTTTGAATAATATGGGCATTTCACGCCTTTGCACATATCAGCTTCACTATTCACTTTTTCCCAAATACTGTTTGAAATTTCATATTTCAGCTCATTCCTGTCACCTGTCTTTGTAACCTTTCTATCCCATTCGATAAGATTTCTTATAATATTTTTTTCCTTTTTTTCATCTTCTGTATCCGTTTCCTTATCAACAACCTCCAAATTATAAAGTTTCCTTTTACAAAGATAGTTCCCTCTTCCTTTCACAATCTGGTAATTAAAATCTTCATCAATAATTTTTTTCAAAAGCGGAATATCCTTATTAATAAGCTGTTCCTGCAAATTAATCGTATTTGTAGAAACAACTACCTTTAGATTATTTTCAATAGCATAAATCAATGTAGGCAAAAGATAAGCAATCGTCTTTCCAGTCCCAGTCCCAGCTTCCACTATCAGCTTCTTATTCTCATTCATACTTTTTTCAATAAACTTAGCCATTTCATACTGCTCCCGCCGTACTTCAAATTTACCAAAATTCCTATGGATAACTCCATTTTCTCCAAAATAATCATCAATATCAATTTTTATAAATTCTCTTAAAGGCACAACTACACAAATATCATTCACATCGTTATTTACAATATATGAAGCTCCTCCAACTTCTCCATACATACTAGAAATATTCACATCTTCATCAGACGGAATCAGCACTCCAGATGGATGATTATGTATTATAACCTCATTTTTTCTCATCATATTCAGTAATGCAGCAACAGAGCTTTCATTTCCCCTAGCAATAACCTCAAATTCAGAAACAATTCCCTTTTCATCAGGAATCCCTCTAAAAAATACTTCATTTCCGCTAGCCTCCTCAATCTCTATCCTCATCTCATTTGCTGCTTTTTTACTAATAAATTCAGAAATTTTCATTATTCCTCCTATACTAAAGATTTTACTATATAAAAAGTTTTTTTTCAACTTTTCTTTACAAAAAAATAACCATTGCTTATACAACAATGATTATTTGTTTAGAAATTAATTTTTCTTTTTTTATTCATTTCATTTTTTTTCTTATTTTGGTCTATTCTCACTGGTTTTGTTACTTTTTTACTCACATCCTTACTATGTGCCTCCAACGGTATTGACAATAATTCAACCAATAAAATTTCAAATGCTTTTTTCCTCCTTATTCTGCTTTTTATAGCCATTTGTAAAAGCAGAAAAATTTCAGAAAATACAGTATTTTAATGTTTAATTTTCTTGTTTTTCTCCGCTCTCTGACAAGAGGTCTTGATCTCTTATGATTTACTGCTGTTATTCAGTCTTTATTGCTTTTACAATTGCCTATTTTTATTCTTCAAAATAGTTTTTTTGCAATCCATAAGTCGATATCTTCCGATTAACCAAATAAGCAAAAATCACAATTATCACAAAAAATGGCAAATTATTAAATCCAAAAACTTCTCCGCCAATAAAAATCGGTGCCAACAAAGTATTCGTTGCACTTCCAAACACGCTTATATACCCTGCGGCTGCAGCAAATTCAATTGGTAATCCAAAGAAAAATGCTATCACAATCCCTAGCGAAGCTCCAATCGAAAACAGCGGTGTTACTTCTCCACCTTGAAATCCAGCAGCCAATGTCAACGTCGTCAATAATAATTTTAGTATCCAGTCATATACATAAATTTGCTTCCCTGAAAAACTATTTTCAATCAAATTCGTTCCCAGCCCAGTATATCGACCTTCATGCAACATCAAAAGTATTATGCCAAGAAAAATTCCAATAGAAAAAATTCGATAATATGGATTTTTAATTTTTTCTGAAATAAATTTTTTCAAAAAATTTTGCAAATAGACAAATAGATTTCCAGCAATTCCAAAAATTATTCCTAAAATTGCAAATTTTACAAATGTCATTGGAGTTATTGACAAATTCGTATTTACAATGTGAGTAAACTTTTCCAGTCCTAAAAAAGATGAAGTCCAACTAGCAGTAAATACTGCAACAATAGCTGGAAGCAAAGCATACAACTGTAAATTCCCCAGCGTCAAAACTTCTAAGGCAAAAAATAACGCTGCGATTGGTGTTTGAAATAATCCGCCAAAACCTGCCGCCATTCCTGTTACCAAAAACACTTTAGACTT
It encodes:
- a CDS encoding ATP-dependent DNA helicase — protein: MKISEFISKKAANEMRIEIEEASGNEVFFRGIPDEKGIVSEFEVIARGNESSVAALLNMMRKNEVIIHNHPSGVLIPSDEDVNISSMYGEVGGASYIVNNDVNDICVVVPLREFIKIDIDDYFGENGVIHRNFGKFEVRREQYEMAKFIEKSMNENKKLIVEAGTGTGKTIAYLLPTLIYAIENNLKVVVSTNTINLQEQLINKDIPLLKKIIDEDFNYQIVKGRGNYLCKRKLYNLEVVDKETDTEDEKKEKNIIRNLIEWDRKVTKTGDRNELKYEISNSIWEKVNSEADMCKGVKCPYYSKCHFFNARKNISDATLLIVNHHMFFADLAIRNQTGFYTNYSILPNYDIVVFDEAHNIEDTARNYFTFETSKISFGRLMGNIYNRRVVKSSNGGALVRLLTYLNESLSSEEYKEVDELKEDVVEELNKFYDKGIDIFDKLTCLFSENNDNREIKMKIDKEKMQGSKFFREAMKLNSQFKENYGNLVIKINKFLNKVNNYNLEDKDGFLFEFSRYYERLKQYYKKFEFILEGKEEGYVYWANITTVRPNVKLYATPFDISDELNDNLFTKMDRMIFTSATLAVDNKFDYYKKSIGLIKEKHKKIDEKIVKSPFDYEKQMKVYIPEDALDPTNVEFMRDLEGFVEKAIKSTKGHCFLLFTSYSTLNFLYNRIKSRFSQKEYTLIRQNDFPRHEMIEIFKHSKNPILFGTDSFWEGVDVQGEQLKSVIITKLPFKVPNDPVTEAIIENIKRNGQNPFNDYQVPQAVIKFKQGIGRLIRSKSDSGNIIVLDNRIIKKMYGKKFLAALPRNRVVESKNEILKRMK
- a CDS encoding chloride channel protein → MLKNIKESYQYSYFLYLKLIAVAVIIGFIVGVTDTIFGRELLLIGDIRKEYLYCLVPFIALAGLLIVFIYRKFAGKAGKGMGLIFEIGHKTEEEIPLRLIPVVTVATWITHLFGGSAGREGVAVQLGATLSHRFNKYFNFPDKSKVFLVTGMAAGFGGLFQTPIAALFFALEVLTLGNLQLYALLPAIVAVFTASWTSSFLGLEKFTHIVNTNLSITPMTFVKFAILGIIFGIAGNLFVYLQNFLKKFISEKIKNPYYRIFSIGIFLGIILLMLHEGRYTGLGTNLIENSFSGKQIYVYDWILKLLLTTLTLAAGFQGGEVTPLFSIGASLGIVIAFFFGLPIEFAAAAGYISVFGSATNTLLAPIFIGGEVFGFNNLPFFVIIVIFAYLVNRKISTYGLQKNYFEE